The following proteins are co-located in the Trichormus variabilis 0441 genome:
- a CDS encoding bifunctional sterol desaturase/short chain dehydrogenase, with translation MIPILAESLTEILTRVKIDGTLVNTCWQFAIWGLLSLLLAEILRDSYHALCHQVNWLSKWHNKHHAAYRRDLSIVSLKAYQESQLYHDILESSLLVVLLTVIALFVQQIGLWLGVAYACSFLFGASLRYFQGTIDTDYNHLPGPLEAIPSVWWVNRSYHWRHHFDDVDAYYSGVFSLVDKILGTGLSLKGKTVALTGASGALGQALTAQLLQQNAKVVALTTNPDKLPSDGSFKVIAWELGNEAALKASLEKVDILIINHGINVYTSRTPEAINSSYEVNTFSALRLMDIFLTTVKGPQAKATKEIWVNTSEAEASPALSPLYELSKRTLGNLVTLKRLDGDCVIRKLILGPFKSQLNPYGVMSPQQVAYAILFLARRDFRNIIVTINPLTYVFFPLKEISTWLYYKIFSKTAKNQNLAS, from the coding sequence ATGATACCGATATTGGCTGAAAGCTTAACTGAAATTTTGACGAGAGTAAAAATTGATGGAACCCTAGTAAATACCTGCTGGCAGTTTGCAATTTGGGGATTGCTCTCCCTACTGCTAGCAGAGATATTGAGGGACAGTTACCATGCCTTGTGTCACCAAGTCAATTGGCTCAGTAAATGGCACAACAAGCATCATGCAGCATATCGCCGGGATTTGTCGATAGTTTCCCTCAAAGCTTACCAAGAGTCCCAACTCTATCACGACATTTTAGAATCAAGCCTATTAGTAGTTCTATTAACGGTAATTGCCTTATTTGTCCAACAAATTGGGTTATGGCTGGGAGTAGCCTATGCTTGTAGCTTTCTGTTTGGCGCATCCCTGCGATATTTCCAAGGGACAATCGACACAGATTATAATCACCTACCAGGCCCATTAGAGGCAATTCCTTCTGTTTGGTGGGTAAATCGGTCGTACCATTGGCGACACCATTTTGATGATGTTGACGCTTATTATAGTGGTGTATTTTCCTTAGTAGATAAAATTTTGGGAACAGGACTATCTCTCAAGGGTAAAACTGTGGCGCTGACTGGTGCATCTGGTGCTTTAGGACAAGCATTGACGGCGCAATTGCTTCAGCAGAATGCCAAGGTTGTGGCTTTAACTACTAATCCAGATAAATTACCAAGCGATGGTAGTTTCAAGGTAATTGCTTGGGAGTTAGGTAATGAAGCCGCACTTAAAGCCAGTTTAGAAAAAGTAGATATTTTGATTATCAACCACGGAATTAATGTTTACACCAGTCGCACACCAGAAGCAATTAACTCTTCGTATGAAGTAAATACTTTTTCTGCATTGCGGCTGATGGATATATTTTTAACTACAGTCAAGGGGCCACAAGCAAAAGCAACCAAAGAAATTTGGGTGAATACTTCCGAGGCGGAAGCCTCTCCGGCGCTGAGTCCGCTTTATGAACTGAGCAAACGTACATTAGGAAATCTAGTGACTCTCAAGCGCTTGGATGGGGACTGTGTAATTCGCAAATTAATTCTAGGCCCCTTTAAAAGTCAACTCAATCCCTATGGAGTGATGTCACCACAGCAAGTAGCTTATGCGATTTTGTTTTTGGCACGCCGAGACTTCCGCAATATTATCGTGACGATTAATCCTCTTACTTATGTCTTTTTTCCATTGAAAGAAATTAGTACTTGGTTGTACTACAAAATTTTTAGTAAGACAGCTAAAAACCAAAACTTAGCATCTTAA
- a CDS encoding DUF6174 domain-containing protein — translation MSSLDISLVNHIDFIKNYMRLFTTIGLGFLLSLSVNLPAMSESIVQIELLSARPNLNSRQLIFNRRLWNSKNISNYRYTLSNSCFCIPEARGPVVIEVRNGQTTSITAVNPGQAVNPQFFQKYNTIPKLFNVIQNAIQSQASSLDISYNHKFGYPTQINIDYNSQIADEELFLTIENFEVIP, via the coding sequence ATGAGTTCATTGGATATATCTTTAGTGAATCACATTGACTTCATCAAAAACTATATGCGTTTATTTACTACTATTGGCTTGGGATTTCTTCTATCTTTGAGCGTGAATCTGCCAGCTATGTCTGAATCAATAGTGCAGATAGAACTATTATCAGCACGTCCCAACTTAAATTCAAGGCAATTAATTTTTAATCGCAGATTGTGGAATAGCAAAAATATTTCTAACTATCGATATACTTTGAGTAATAGCTGTTTTTGTATACCTGAAGCTAGAGGGCCAGTAGTCATTGAAGTCCGCAATGGTCAGACAACTTCCATTACTGCTGTGAATCCTGGGCAAGCAGTTAATCCACAATTTTTTCAAAAATACAATACAATTCCTAAACTTTTTAACGTGATTCAAAATGCTATTCAAAGTCAAGCATCTAGTTTAGATATCAGTTACAACCATAAATTTGGTTATCCCACTCAAATTAATATTGATTACAACAGTCAAATAGCTGATGAAGAATTATTTCTCACAATTGAGAATTTTGAAGTAATTCCATAA
- a CDS encoding glycerophosphodiester phosphodiesterase family protein, with the protein MRHFFGAFLLGMATLTVMPTEKVLAGTLTGQAPIVIGHRGASGYRPEHTLAAYELAIQMGADYIEPDLVATKDGVLVARHENALAILNADGTLNLTDTSTDVYERLQFADRKTTKVIDGRSITGWFTEDFTLEELKTLRAIERIPGIRPQNTQYDRQFEIPTLQEVIDLAKAQSAALGRTIGIYPETKHPTYFDSIGLSMEEILVSVLNANGYVDETAPVYIQSFEVSNLKDLNQLTNVSLVQLINPSGRPYDFVVNADSRLYRDLITPLGLAEIATYANGIGANKNLIIPRDSQGNLLSPTTLVDDAHAAGLIVHAWTFRDEDVFLPTNLQGNPQEEYKRFYQTGIDGLFSDNPDTAFAVRSTLVPEPGTIFGLGFMPLLGWLFRRRK; encoded by the coding sequence ATGCGACATTTCTTTGGAGCATTTTTGCTAGGAATGGCTACACTAACAGTTATGCCAACAGAAAAAGTCCTAGCAGGAACCTTGACGGGTCAAGCGCCTATTGTTATTGGACACCGGGGAGCTAGCGGTTATCGTCCAGAACATACCTTAGCCGCTTATGAACTAGCCATTCAAATGGGTGCTGACTATATTGAACCTGATTTAGTTGCCACTAAAGATGGTGTTTTAGTCGCGCGTCACGAAAACGCTTTAGCAATTTTGAATGCTGATGGTACGCTCAATCTCACAGATACCAGCACAGATGTTTATGAGCGTCTACAGTTTGCAGACCGCAAAACCACTAAAGTCATCGATGGACGCTCCATTACAGGCTGGTTTACAGAAGACTTTACCCTAGAAGAATTAAAAACTCTCCGCGCCATAGAGAGAATTCCTGGTATCCGTCCCCAGAATACTCAATATGACAGACAGTTTGAAATTCCTACTTTGCAAGAAGTCATCGATTTAGCCAAAGCACAAAGCGCAGCCTTGGGACGGACTATTGGCATTTATCCTGAAACTAAGCACCCGACTTATTTTGATTCCATTGGTTTATCAATGGAAGAAATTTTGGTGAGCGTTTTAAATGCCAATGGATATGTTGATGAAACTGCGCCAGTTTACATCCAATCATTTGAAGTCAGCAATTTAAAAGACCTCAATCAATTAACTAACGTCTCTTTGGTACAACTAATTAATCCTAGTGGAAGACCTTATGATTTTGTAGTTAATGCAGATTCTCGGCTTTACAGGGATTTAATTACACCTTTAGGTTTAGCAGAAATCGCTACCTACGCTAATGGCATAGGAGCCAATAAAAACTTAATTATTCCTAGAGATAGTCAAGGTAATTTATTGTCGCCCACAACCTTAGTTGATGATGCTCACGCAGCCGGCTTAATCGTTCATGCTTGGACTTTCCGCGATGAAGATGTTTTCTTGCCAACAAACTTACAAGGAAATCCCCAGGAAGAGTATAAGCGATTTTATCAAACAGGTATAGACGGTTTATTTAGCGATAATCCAGACACAGCTTTTGCGGTGCGCTCTACCTTAGTTCCCGAACCCGGTACAATCTTTGGATTAGGTTTTATGCCACTGTTAGGATGGTTATTTCGCCGTCGTAAGTAA
- a CDS encoding helix-turn-helix domain-containing protein gives MNLLNEAQEQQLKEISKYLLQVRQEKGIRIEEVAAKTNIRLYFLQSLDAGKFAELPEPVYIQGFIRRYADILGLDGQALAKSFSVNGESAIQESHRDDKEQIKEKPKIRIPLFVPYVLLLAVAAVGLIYVLNPKLITQSLANKQESETTTPKQAEPSPLTVAPQAQTPESPESIVSDSENSPSSSTPAALGDSSTTTPSATPGNENNGNSAVAVTLELQGNSWLQVKADGKTEFVGELTKGDRRTWTAKKQLTVRSGNAGAVLISVNEKPAEPLGSNGIVKEVTYTPEVVSQQ, from the coding sequence GTGAACCTATTAAATGAGGCCCAAGAACAACAACTTAAGGAAATAAGTAAATATTTATTACAAGTAAGACAAGAGAAAGGTATACGTATAGAAGAAGTAGCTGCTAAAACAAATATTAGACTATATTTCTTACAATCTTTAGATGCAGGCAAGTTTGCTGAACTACCTGAGCCTGTTTACATCCAAGGATTTATCCGTCGCTATGCAGATATCTTGGGTTTGGATGGACAGGCGTTGGCGAAAAGTTTTAGTGTCAATGGTGAATCTGCAATTCAAGAATCCCATCGTGATGACAAAGAACAGATAAAAGAAAAACCAAAAATTCGTATTCCTTTGTTTGTCCCTTACGTTTTATTGCTAGCAGTTGCGGCGGTTGGACTGATTTATGTACTTAATCCCAAACTAATCACTCAATCTCTGGCCAATAAACAAGAATCAGAAACGACTACCCCAAAACAAGCCGAGCCTTCACCCTTGACAGTTGCACCCCAGGCTCAAACACCAGAATCACCAGAATCAATAGTTTCAGACTCGGAAAATTCCCCATCATCATCTACCCCAGCAGCTTTAGGCGATAGTTCTACGACCACACCATCAGCCACACCTGGTAATGAAAATAATGGTAATTCAGCCGTTGCAGTGACGTTAGAACTACAAGGTAATTCATGGTTACAAGTAAAAGCCGATGGTAAGACAGAATTTGTTGGCGAATTAACCAAAGGCGATCGCCGAACATGGACAGCAAAAAAACAGCTAACTGTACGTTCTGGTAATGCAGGGGCTGTACTAATTTCCGTCAACGAGAAGCCAGCAGAACCCCTGGGCAGTAATGGTATTGTCAAAGAAGTAACATATACTCCGGAAGTGGTGAGTCAGCAATAA
- the gatA gene encoding Asp-tRNA(Asn)/Glu-tRNA(Gln) amidotransferase subunit GatA, with protein sequence MASIRELHEQLVKKERSAVEITQETLDHIQELEPKLHSFLHITAQQALEQARAVDAKIAAGEEIGLLAGIPIGVKDNMCTKGIPTTCASRILENFVPPYESTVTQKLLDAGAVVVGKTNLDEFAMGSSTENSAYQVTANPWDLSRVPGGSSGGSAAAVAAEECVVALGSDTGGSIRQPASFCGVVGLKPTYGLVSRYGLVAYASSLDQIGPFGKSVEDTAILLKAIAGYDPKDSTSLKVEIPDYVASLKPDLKARGKLRIGVIKETFGEGLDSVVEQAVTKAIEQLQRLGAEIHVISCPNFRYGVPSYYIIAPSEASANLARYDGVKYGWRAPEGDNLLSMYKRTRATGFGAEVKRRIMIGTYALSAGYYDAYYLKAQKVRTLIKQDFENAFKNVDVLVSPTAPTTAFKAGEKTADPISMYLNDLMTIPVNLAGLPGLSLPCGFDEQGLPIGLQLIGKVLREDQLLQVAYAYEQSTSWHLSQPKIS encoded by the coding sequence ATGGCATCCATCCGCGAGTTGCACGAACAGCTAGTTAAAAAAGAACGTTCTGCCGTTGAAATTACCCAAGAAACTTTAGACCACATTCAAGAGCTAGAGCCAAAGCTGCATAGTTTCTTACACATCACGGCACAGCAGGCGTTAGAACAGGCTCGTGCTGTGGATGCCAAAATAGCAGCAGGCGAGGAAATTGGGCTACTGGCGGGGATTCCTATCGGTGTTAAGGACAATATGTGTACCAAGGGAATCCCCACCACCTGCGCTTCGCGGATTCTGGAAAATTTTGTGCCGCCTTATGAGTCAACTGTGACACAAAAACTTCTGGATGCAGGGGCTGTAGTGGTTGGTAAAACCAATTTAGATGAATTTGCAATGGGCAGTTCTACTGAAAATTCTGCCTATCAAGTGACAGCTAATCCTTGGGATTTATCGAGAGTTCCTGGCGGTTCTTCTGGTGGTTCAGCTGCGGCTGTGGCGGCGGAAGAATGTGTGGTAGCGCTGGGTTCGGATACCGGTGGTTCCATTCGTCAACCAGCTTCTTTTTGTGGTGTGGTAGGACTCAAACCCACCTATGGTCTAGTTTCCCGTTATGGCTTGGTAGCTTACGCTTCATCCTTGGATCAAATTGGCCCCTTTGGCAAGTCAGTAGAAGATACAGCGATACTATTAAAGGCGATCGCAGGTTATGATCCCAAAGATTCCACCAGTCTCAAAGTGGAAATCCCTGACTATGTAGCTAGCTTAAAACCAGACCTCAAAGCCAGAGGTAAACTGAGGATTGGCGTAATCAAAGAAACTTTTGGCGAAGGTTTAGATTCTGTTGTTGAACAAGCTGTTACTAAAGCGATCGAACAATTACAACGTCTAGGGGCTGAAATTCATGTAATTTCCTGTCCTAACTTCCGTTATGGCGTACCTAGCTATTACATCATTGCTCCATCAGAAGCATCAGCCAACCTAGCCCGCTACGATGGCGTAAAATATGGCTGGCGTGCGCCGGAAGGAGACAATTTACTGTCTATGTATAAGCGTACCCGCGCCACTGGCTTCGGTGCAGAAGTCAAGCGACGAATCATGATTGGTACTTACGCTCTTTCGGCTGGCTATTACGATGCTTATTATCTCAAAGCCCAAAAAGTGCGTACTTTGATTAAGCAAGACTTTGAAAATGCCTTCAAAAATGTAGATGTGTTAGTTTCTCCAACTGCTCCCACCACAGCATTTAAAGCAGGAGAAAAAACTGCTGACCCCATCAGTATGTACTTAAACGACTTGATGACTATTCCCGTTAACTTGGCTGGTCTTCCAGGTTTAAGCCTCCCCTGTGGTTTTGATGAGCAGGGATTACCAATTGGACTACAACTAATTGGCAAAGTACTACGAGAAGACCAACTACTACAAGTAGCTTACGCTTATGAACAGTCCACTAGTTGGCATCTAAGTCAGCCAAAAATTTCTTAA
- a CDS encoding OB-fold nucleic acid binding domain-containing protein translates to MIKIASRKFLGVENVYDIGVGRDHNFFVKNGLIASNCFNKSHSTAYGYVTYQTAYLKANYPLEYMAALLTANSNDTDKVQKYISTCLSMNIQIEPPDINRSGVDFTPVAGKILFGFSAVRNVGQNAIASVLEARETTGEFKSLADFCDRVDLRAVNRRTLESLIYCGAFDKIEANRHQLIQDLELVYDWAQSRARDRASGQGNLFDLLGGYSSTSTKTANNAFETAPKAKPVLDYPPQEKLRLEKELLGFYVSDHPLKSLRSVAPLLTPINLSQLGEQREDTRLCVIVMLNGVKKVMTKKGDAMAILQLEDLTSQSEAVVFPKTYERISFLLQVDARLIIWGKVDRRDEQTQLIVEDAEPVETVQMVMVELQPQQAANIEELHRLKTILQEQCGDKEKAKMPIIGIVQSENSRRLVRLGWQFCVQDARITVQALQNARFPAQLKPLIGGS, encoded by the coding sequence ATGATAAAAATAGCAAGCCGTAAGTTTTTGGGTGTAGAAAATGTCTATGACATTGGGGTTGGACGTGATCACAATTTTTTCGTCAAAAATGGATTAATAGCTTCTAATTGTTTCAATAAATCCCATTCCACAGCTTATGGATATGTTACTTATCAAACTGCATATCTAAAAGCTAATTATCCATTGGAATATATGGCGGCGTTGCTGACGGCTAACAGCAACGATACAGACAAGGTGCAGAAATATATTTCTACCTGTCTAAGCATGAATATTCAGATAGAACCGCCGGACATCAATCGCTCAGGTGTAGACTTTACCCCAGTCGCGGGTAAGATATTATTTGGATTTTCGGCTGTGAGAAACGTAGGACAGAATGCGATCGCCTCAGTTTTAGAAGCAAGAGAGACAACAGGAGAGTTTAAATCATTAGCTGATTTCTGCGATCGCGTAGACTTGCGTGCTGTTAATCGCCGCACCCTTGAATCACTAATTTACTGTGGAGCCTTTGACAAAATTGAAGCGAATCGTCACCAATTAATCCAAGATTTAGAATTAGTCTATGATTGGGCCCAATCCCGTGCTAGAGATCGTGCTAGTGGTCAAGGAAACCTGTTTGATTTATTAGGTGGATATTCTTCTACTAGTACCAAAACAGCTAATAATGCCTTTGAAACTGCTCCTAAAGCTAAACCTGTACTAGATTATCCCCCACAGGAAAAATTACGCTTAGAAAAAGAATTATTAGGATTTTATGTCTCCGACCATCCCTTAAAATCTTTAAGGTCAGTAGCACCACTTTTAACACCAATTAATCTTTCACAACTAGGAGAACAACGAGAAGACACAAGATTGTGTGTGATTGTCATGCTTAACGGTGTAAAAAAAGTCATGACAAAGAAAGGCGATGCAATGGCAATTCTGCAACTTGAAGACTTAACATCTCAATCAGAAGCAGTAGTTTTTCCGAAAACTTATGAGCGCATTAGTTTCTTACTTCAAGTAGATGCCAGATTAATTATTTGGGGTAAAGTAGACCGACGAGACGAACAAACTCAATTAATTGTAGAAGATGCAGAGCCAGTAGAAACTGTACAAATGGTGATGGTAGAACTTCAGCCTCAACAAGCAGCCAATATTGAAGAACTACACCGCTTAAAAACAATTTTGCAAGAACAATGTGGAGATAAAGAAAAAGCCAAAATGCCCATAATTGGAATTGTGCAATCTGAAAATTCTCGGCGATTAGTGCGCTTAGGTTGGCAATTTTGTGTTCAAGATGCTCGAATTACCGTGCAAGCATTACAAAATGCGAGATTTCCAGCACAACTTAAACCTCTGATTGGTGGTTCATGA
- a CDS encoding DUF6464 family protein translates to MLRTLLVIVIGFLPSMFSLWVIRKTQLRTRSRLRQAATNIARVRIQQNIRPLESDRYYLEGVGYLIGDISCKFNARSGYLRCAVNPRGPCQGCRYYECPMSDENSTGYKGIGV, encoded by the coding sequence GTGTTAAGAACACTTTTAGTAATTGTCATTGGTTTCTTACCGTCTATGTTCTCCTTGTGGGTAATCCGTAAAACCCAATTACGGACACGCTCACGCCTCAGACAAGCAGCCACAAATATTGCTAGGGTGCGGATACAGCAAAATATTAGACCTTTAGAAAGCGATCGCTATTATTTAGAAGGGGTAGGCTACTTAATTGGTGACATCAGTTGCAAATTCAACGCACGTTCTGGCTATCTCCGTTGTGCTGTTAATCCCAGAGGCCCTTGTCAGGGTTGCCGCTATTATGAATGCCCTATGAGTGATGAAAACTCAACAGGGTATAAGGGTATAGGGGTATAG
- the pgmB gene encoding beta-phosphoglucomutase, with amino-acid sequence MNTKCPSRDFTYQDWILTETRFNPEQLHSRSTVFTIGNGYLGTRGSLEEGHARGLPATFIHGVYDDVPVVYTELANCPDWLPMIIAINGDRFRMDQGEILQYERKLDVSQGLLSRSLRWRSPSGSIIDIHFERFASLADHHILGQRCQITAHDGDCLVEIQASINGYAENQGFNHWEGIDQGKTEPGIWLQSRTRGTQIEIGMAAKMTISGVEAALQVSIVPGYPTISASFLAKSQQTITVEKLVTVFTSREVNKPVTAAQEKLAQLPDYTTLLTANKQAWDEVWQKSDIYIEGDPTAAFAVRYNLFQLLIAAPYHDEKVSIPAKTLSGFGYRGHIFWDTEIFILPFFTFTQPALARNLLSYRHHTINGARRKATHYGFKGAMYAWESGDTGDEVTPRWALPDNYYGEDVRIWCRDREIHNSADIAYAVWQYWQATSDDVWMRDYGAEIILDAAIFWSSRVEYNSQGDRYEIRGVIGTDEYHEFVHNNTFTNRMVQWHLEKALKVADWLRHTFPEGAKELEEKLQLTPELETHWQDIIKKICIFYDSSTGLIEQFEGFFQLKDINLEDYEPRQRSMQAILGIETTNQHQVLKQPDVLMLLYLMRLSAEFPYNEKALKSNWDYYAPRTDITYGSSLGPAIHGILASDLGKSATAYERFMQALMVDLEDSRGNTNDGIHGASAGGIWQAVIFGFGGIQLTEQGPIANPHLPPNWTRLKFQLHWRGQWYPFDLPGGVGIGDWGLGTGGVTSTQSPTPHTHSPDIRGFIFDLDGVLTDTAEYHYLGWQRLADEEGIPFNRKANEALRGVSRRESLMRIIGDRPYSEAQIQEMMERKNCYYVELIEHITPKDLLPGAIALLDELRQAGIKLGIGSASKNAHTVIERLGLADKVDAIADGYSVQKPKPAPDLFLFAAHQLGLEPKQCVVVEDAAAGVEAALAGGMWAVGLGPVERVGAAHVVLPSLAGVTWTDLRTKLNEAAGV; translated from the coding sequence ATGAACACAAAATGTCCTTCTCGTGATTTTACTTATCAAGATTGGATATTAACCGAAACTAGGTTTAACCCTGAGCAATTGCATTCTAGAAGTACCGTTTTCACCATCGGTAACGGTTACTTAGGTACTAGAGGTAGCTTAGAGGAAGGTCACGCCCGTGGTTTACCTGCCACTTTTATTCATGGTGTCTATGATGATGTACCTGTAGTTTATACGGAACTTGCTAACTGTCCTGATTGGTTGCCGATGATAATTGCGATTAATGGCGATCGCTTCCGCATGGATCAGGGAGAAATATTACAATATGAACGTAAACTTGATGTCAGTCAAGGTCTGCTCAGTCGTTCTCTGCGTTGGCGTAGCCCCAGTGGTAGCATCATTGATATCCACTTTGAACGTTTCGCTAGTCTAGCAGATCACCATATATTGGGGCAGCGTTGCCAAATCACAGCTCATGATGGTGATTGCTTAGTTGAAATTCAAGCTAGTATCAACGGCTACGCTGAAAATCAAGGTTTCAATCATTGGGAAGGAATAGACCAAGGTAAAACCGAGCCGGGTATCTGGTTGCAAAGTCGTACCCGTGGAACCCAGATTGAAATCGGTATGGCAGCCAAGATGACCATATCAGGAGTAGAGGCCGCGTTACAAGTGAGCATCGTCCCTGGATATCCCACTATCAGCGCCAGTTTTTTAGCTAAATCTCAACAAACTATCACTGTGGAAAAGCTAGTGACAGTTTTTACCTCAAGGGAAGTCAATAAACCAGTTACCGCCGCTCAAGAAAAGCTGGCACAACTACCAGACTACACAACTCTACTCACGGCGAATAAGCAAGCCTGGGACGAAGTATGGCAAAAAAGCGATATATACATAGAAGGAGATCCTACAGCCGCTTTTGCTGTCCGCTACAACCTGTTTCAGTTGCTAATTGCTGCCCCATACCATGATGAAAAAGTCAGTATTCCCGCTAAAACCCTTTCCGGCTTTGGTTATCGTGGACATATTTTCTGGGATACAGAGATTTTTATCTTGCCCTTTTTCACCTTCACACAACCAGCTTTAGCCCGGAACTTACTCAGCTACCGCCACCACACCATCAACGGGGCGCGACGCAAAGCCACCCATTACGGCTTTAAAGGGGCGATGTATGCCTGGGAAAGTGGTGATACTGGGGATGAAGTTACGCCGCGTTGGGCATTGCCTGATAATTATTATGGCGAAGATGTGCGTATTTGGTGCCGCGATCGCGAAATTCATAACAGTGCAGATATTGCCTATGCTGTCTGGCAATACTGGCAAGCTACTAGTGATGATGTTTGGATGCGCGATTATGGTGCAGAAATTATCTTAGATGCCGCTATTTTTTGGAGTAGCCGAGTTGAGTATAACTCCCAAGGCGATCGCTATGAAATCCGTGGGGTGATTGGTACGGATGAATACCACGAGTTTGTACACAACAACACCTTCACGAACCGAATGGTGCAATGGCATCTAGAAAAGGCGCTGAAAGTTGCTGACTGGTTGCGTCATACCTTCCCCGAAGGAGCCAAAGAACTAGAAGAAAAACTGCAACTTACTCCAGAGTTAGAAACTCACTGGCAAGACATCATCAAGAAAATTTGCATTTTTTACGACTCCTCAACCGGATTAATCGAACAATTTGAGGGATTTTTCCAATTAAAAGATATCAACTTGGAAGACTACGAACCACGCCAGCGTTCTATGCAAGCCATCTTGGGTATAGAAACCACTAACCAACACCAAGTCCTCAAGCAACCAGATGTCTTGATGCTGCTGTACCTGATGCGCCTATCAGCAGAGTTTCCCTACAACGAAAAAGCTTTAAAAAGTAATTGGGATTATTACGCACCCCGGACGGATATTACCTACGGTTCATCACTAGGCCCGGCAATTCATGGCATATTAGCCTCAGATTTGGGGAAATCAGCCACCGCCTACGAACGGTTTATGCAGGCACTTATGGTTGATTTAGAAGATAGCCGAGGTAACACCAATGACGGTATTCACGGAGCCAGTGCTGGTGGCATTTGGCAGGCAGTAATTTTCGGTTTTGGTGGAATCCAACTCACAGAACAAGGCCCCATCGCCAACCCCCATTTACCCCCAAATTGGACACGTCTGAAGTTTCAACTACATTGGCGTGGGCAGTGGTATCCGTTTGATTTGCCTGGGGGGGTAGGGATTGGGGACTGGGGACTGGGGACTGGGGGAGTCACGAGTACCCAATCCCCGACCCCTCATACCCATTCCCCAGACATTCGAGGATTTATTTTTGATTTGGATGGTGTATTAACTGATACGGCAGAATATCATTATTTAGGGTGGCAGAGGCTGGCTGATGAGGAAGGGATTCCTTTTAATAGAAAGGCTAACGAAGCCTTGCGGGGGGTGTCTCGTCGTGAGTCCTTGATGCGGATTATTGGGGATAGACCTTATTCAGAAGCACAAATTCAAGAGATGATGGAGCGTAAAAATTGCTACTATGTAGAACTAATTGAACACATTACACCTAAAGATTTATTACCAGGAGCGATCGCTCTTTTAGATGAACTACGGCAAGCGGGAATTAAACTAGGTATCGGTTCAGCTAGTAAAAATGCTCACACAGTGATCGAAAGGCTAGGGCTTGCTGATAAAGTAGATGCGATCGCTGATGGTTACAGTGTCCAAAAACCCAAGCCAGCACCAGATTTATTTCTCTTCGCTGCCCATCAGTTAGGACTAGAACCAAAACAATGTGTAGTCGTGGAAGATGCCGCCGCAGGTGTGGAAGCCGCTTTAGCTGGGGGAATGTGGGCAGTAGGACTTGGCCCCGTCGAGCGTGTAGGTGCAGCTCATGTAGTCCTCCCCAGTCTTGCAGGGGTGACATGGACAGACTTACGCACCAAATTAAATGAAGCTGCGGGGGTGTGA